The proteins below come from a single Triticum aestivum cultivar Chinese Spring chromosome 5D, IWGSC CS RefSeq v2.1, whole genome shotgun sequence genomic window:
- the LOC123122187 gene encoding pentatricopeptide repeat-containing protein At1g71060, mitochondrial-like has translation MRCLRRAGAAAHLLRSARSGPSKHARMALGQMPPPPAAFPCRARADHLLGGMRGQWLCTATGPTGAPDLAVDQHFTVVPGLGNDVSDAAGLTGAHDLAVDQDFTVVPGPGLDVSSEAERVCRVLSTVPEPRVASALDALGASVSPQLVAEVLKNLSNAGILALAFFRWAERQQGFVYTAESFHNLIEALGKIKQFRLVWSLVEAMRCRGLLSKDTFRLIVRRYARARKVKEAVETFEKMAGFGLKADLSDYNWLIDVLSKSKQVKKAQAIFKEMKRNGKFVPDLKTYTALMEGWGHEKDLLMLKSVYQEMLDAGLKPDVVAYGMLISSFCKSGKCDEAIKVFCEMEANGCMPSPHVYCMLINGLGSEERLDEALKYFELSKASGFPMEVPTCNAVVGAYCRASKFQHAFKMVDEMRKSGIGPNSRTYDIILHHLIKSQKIEEAYNVFQGMGKDGCEPQLNTYTMMVSMFCSNERVDVALKVWNQMKEKGVLPCMHMFSALINGLCFENRLEEACVYFQEMLDKGIRPPGQLFSNLKEALIEGGRVSLAQEMDLKLDGLRKTPMRR, from the coding sequence ATGCGCTGCCTCCGCCGCGCGGGCGCGGCCGCCCACTTGCTCCGCTCCGCGAGGAGCGGCCCCTCCAAGCATGCTCGCATGGCCCTCGGACAGATGCCTCCGCCGCCTGCCGCTTTCCCGTGTCGCGCGCGCGCCGACCACCTGCTCGGAGGAATGCGCGGCCAGTGGCTCTGCACGGCGACGGGGCCCACCGgcgcccccgacctcgccgtggACCAGCACTTCACCGTGGTGCCTGGCCTGGGCAACGATGTCTCCGACGCGGCGGGGCTCACCGGCGCCCATGATCTTGCAGTGGACCAGGACTTCACTGTGGTGCCCGGCCCGGGCCTCGACGTCTCCTCGGAGGCGGAGAGGGTCTGCCGCGTGCTGTCCACCGTGCCGGAGCCGAGGGTGGCGTCGGCCCTCGACGCGCTTGGGGCCTCGGTGTCGCCTCAGCTCGTGGCGGAGGTGCTCAAGAACCTGAGCAACGCTGGCATCCTCGCCCTCGCCTTCTTCCGGTGGGCGGAGAGGCAGCAAGGCTTCGTGTACACGGCCGAGAGCTTCCACAACCTCATCGAAGCGCTCGGCAAGATCAAGCAGTTCAGGCTGGTCTGGAGCCTGGTGGAGGCCATGCGGTGCCGCGGCTTGCTTTCCAAGGACACGTTCAGGCTCATCGTCAGGAGGTACGCCAGGGCAAGGAAGGTCAAGGAAGCCGTCGAGACGTTCGAGAAGATGGCCGGCTTCGGGCTCAAAGCAGACCTATCAGATTACAACTGGTTGATCGATGTGCTGAGCAAATCCAAGCAAGTCAAGAAGGCGCAAGCCATcttcaaggagatgaagaggaaCGGAAAGTTTGTTCCCGATTTGAAGACCTACACCGCCCTCATGGAAGGCTGGGGCCATGAGAAGGACTTGCTGATGCTTAAGTCGGTGTACCAGGAAATGCTTGATGCAGGCCTGAAGCCTGATGTCGTGGCATACGGGATGCTCATTAGTTCCTTTTGCAAGTCTGGCAaatgtgatgaggccatcaaggtgtTCTGTGAGATGGAAGCCAATGGTTGCATGCCAAGCCCTCATGTGTATTGCATGCTTATCAATGGGCTTGGCTCAGAGGAGAGGCTGGATGAGGCTTTGAAGTATTTTGAGCTTTCTAAGGCCAGTGGTTTTCCCATGGAGGTACCTACATGTAATGCAGTTGTTGGGGCTTACTGCAGAGCCTCAAAATTCCAGCATGCCTTCAAGATGGTTGATGAGATGAGAAAGAGTGGAATCGGTCCAAATTCCCGGACTTATGATATTATTCTTCACCATCTTATAAAGTCTCAGAAGATAGAAGAGGCTTATAATGTGTTCCAGGGAATGGGCAAGGATGGCTGTGAACCTCAGCTCAACACATATACAATGATGGTTAGTATGTTCTGCAGTAATGAAAGGGTTGATGTGGCCTTGAAGGTGTGGAACCAAATGAAGGAGAAGGGTGTTCTGCCATGTATGCACATGTTTTCTGCATTGATCAACGGGTTATGCTTTGAGAACAGGCTGGAAGAAGCTTGTGTGTATTTCCAGGAGATGTTGGACAAAGGGATCAGGCCACCTGGTCAGCTTTTCAGTAATTTGAAGGAAGCTCTTATTGAGGGAGGAAGAGTTAGTCTGGCACAGGAGATGGATTTGAAGTTGGATGGATTACGGAAAACACCCATGCGTCGTTGA